A portion of the Solea senegalensis isolate Sse05_10M linkage group LG17, IFAPA_SoseM_1, whole genome shotgun sequence genome contains these proteins:
- the zfand3 gene encoding AN1-type zinc finger protein 3 yields the protein MGDTSERSKPPSLPPRCPCGFWGSSKTMNLCSKCFADIQKKQPGDDCTSKPIQSTGSSQSSVFSSETSSSSSQSLSSSPPSGAEQPSTEEPSPTCPSSQREGVSSTETATGTLSLCTPTKRPRESASGSESEETPEKRPRTDEKDGSSESRGMPKQKNRRRCYRCQTKLELVQQELGSCRCGYVFCMLHRLPEQHDCLFDHLGRGREEAVLKMVKLDRKVGRSCQRIGEECS from the exons ATGGGAGACACCAGTGAACGAAGCAAACCTCCGAGTCTACCTCCCCGGTGTCCCTGTGGATTTTGGGG GTCCAGCAAAACCATGAACCTCTGCTCCAAATGTTTTGCTG ACATCCAGAAGAAGCAGCCAGGTGACGACTGCACCTCCAAACCTATCCAAAGCACTGGGAGTAGCCAATCGTCCGTGTTCAGCAGCGAGACGAGCAGTAGCAGTAGTCAGTCTCTATCGTCGTCGCCGCCCTCCGGCGCCGAGCAGCCGTCGACTGAAGAGCCCTCGCCGACGTGTCCCAGCTCACAGCGGGAAG GCGTGTCGTCCACAGAAACAGCCACAGGCACACTCTCACTCTGCACACCCACAAAACGTCCCAGAGAATCAG CCTCGGGCTCAGAGAGCGAGGAGACGCCAGAGAAGCGGCCTCGGACAGACGAGAAAGACGGGAGCAGCGAGAGCCGCGGGATGCCCAAGCAGAAGAACCGTCGACGCTGCTATCGCTGCCAAACCAAACTAGAGCTGGTGCAGCAGGAACTGGGCTCCTGCCGCTGcg GCTATGTCTTCTGCATGCTCCACCGTCTCCCCGAGCAACACGACTGTCTGTTCGACCACCTGGGCCGCGGACGCGAGGAGGCCGTCCTCAAGATGGTGAAGCTGGACCGCAAGGTGGGCCGCTCGTGCCAACGCATCGGGGAGGAGTGCTCCTGA